Genomic DNA from Garra rufa chromosome 22, GarRuf1.0, whole genome shotgun sequence:
cactccgcttcgcgtcgtgcctaacaacgtccttcagccgtgatttattcatgatacagcacggcctctcgtaccttattgcttaattaaattaacactttttttgtATCCCTGAAATTAATAGTTATCACCCTAGCTTCTGTAAATAAAGAGGTTTAAAATTGTGCATGTGTTTATGTTGTCATTTCAGCAGAAATACAAGACAACCATTAACATTATGTATAGGGGAAGCATCAAATATTGACTTTAGTGAGCGCCTTGAAATTACAAAGATTGAGAACCAGTGTTGTAATAAACACAACTAACAGCATCCCATTTGTAAAGACAGATTTGATACAGGACACACAAGTAAAATGCCATTGCGTAGTGGAAGCTTTGTTCAGGACAGAGTGTCTGTTTGTGGTGATTGATGCTGAGAAGCATATTTCTAATGTTCATAATAAATTATTTCAATGCTGATGGTGTGAGTTGAAGAAAATATGCTGGGTATAGTTCATTTGTTTTTGGGCTGTGCTGCAATATAAAGAGCTACAAGACAATAAAGAGCTCCCCCGACTGTCAGGGCCATGGTGGTCCTGTACAAGAGTCTGTCTGGAACACCTCGCTTCAGATGAACAGGAATCTCATCAGAGGCCTGGATGGAAAACaagttgaggagaaaaaaaagaaagggaaGAATGATAATGGATGTTCCAGTttattaaagagacagttcagccaaaaatgacaattcagtCATTGTTTACATTCCAAAACCTGTATGATTTACTTCTGCGCAACATAAGAGACTAtataatgttggtaaccaaaactTACTTCTACTCTACTTCCCTTGTGTTTTTTAAtatagaagtcaatgggaacatgcattcttcaaagtatcttctcttatgttcaacagaagaaagtacgtcatacaggtttgaaatgtgaggatgagtaaatggtGACAGTTTTCATTAATAGTTATATACATAGTGTAATATATCATATATACACCTGAAATATCCTCTGGAGGTCTGGCACCTTGTTGGCACCCATATACTCCACCACAGCATTCGACTCAGACGCCAGTTTAGTTGGAGTGGCAAAGATGACGTTAGGGGATTCAGATGGTATATGTGGCCTCAAGCCCTTAAGAAAGTTAACAAGAAAGTTAACAAGCAAGTTAACTTGATATTGATTTTGTTCAGAACTACATAATGTCTGCATAATGTTTTTACTCAAAACTCCATGTATCACAGTGGTTCTTAACCGTTTTGAGTCTGTGGGCCCCTATTGCttagaaaaatattaaataatattttatgtcaCAATTTCTGACAAGAATAAAAgtagtttattattttatacatttacatgACTTTTCCAGGTTTAGAAAACATAGTCTGTGGATTCcttgttgagaaccactgatctgtTGGCTCTTGTTCCTAACTATTACTTCTTGTTATGCAATCAGTTTAGGATTGTATAACCAATGCTGAATTTAGAACTGCTAAAACATAGTGATAAACTGTTTAAACAAGGGTCTTATGAACAATCATGCACatctttaaaattaaatgtagcTCAACTTTAAGTCGATTTTGGTGACAGTCAGCTCTCCGCTTTTGATTATTAATCGCCTAATAATCAACCTGCTTAATCATTTAGGGGAAAATAGTGCTAgtgaaatgtatttatatttcttACGACTGTTAAAAACACCTCTGTGGTGCACACACGAAGCATGCGGCAGATCAAGGTCACCGAATTAACGTTATAGAAACCGAATCGCGCACATACCTGCGGGTTGTAGGCGGAGGATGACACGGCTCCCGTCAGTCTTTGTGTAAATCCACTAAATTTGTAATACATTTTGCTAAAAAAGTGGTAACCGACGAGGACGAGGTGAGGGTGACCGTCGGGAAGTCGGAACTCAACCGGCTTTTTCCTTGTGTAAGAATTTGTCGCTGGAATATGACGTCAGAAGACACCAAACTGTTATGAGGCAGATTTGAGAGACGTTGGGCAATATGTGAAAGCCTCGtcaattttacatttatgttaaaGTTTAAAAACAATTAAAGGTTTATTGTCGATGTCAGTCCAAGATTTTTGGCTTTCTTTAAAgtcagacagagaaagagagagagatagactCGAGCTAGTTGCCACACTTGGTATAATTTTTTCTTATGGTgtgttttcgtcagttatgaaaTACAAAAGTATTGAATTAAAATTGTCTAAAATTATAAATGACAAATACAACAAATAATTATAactaataaccaaaaatacattcttCTTTAGCTGAGGAAAAGCATGCTTATCCTaagaactgtctgaggaacaaaaggcgtttgtggatggccaaactgaaccaggatttccagggcaagaatcttgacaacattcatgtttgttcttatcatatccagtcaggtaggtgaaatattaggctaatatcttaattaatactcaCTCGTATGTATCTGtactagggttgtcacgataccataaaaatgacttacgatactataccagctgaagtatcacgataccaagtagtatcacgataccatgcagtattctgttatcttaaaattcaaatctacaaaatgaataaaaaaaaatcatgaataaaaagatgtaaatgaaaacaggcaagatttttctctgaatacttcactaatgtgaataaatgactggctattgttatccatgaaatcatgtcaacaaaagtcatctgagcactgcacagaagcttcatagagtgacatttagatgtggtatttatgcatttagactgtacttataattgcataaataatgatataagataaatgttttaaatacaaaactctgaatatagaaatatgttggaaaagaatggaacatgacgggaaacttaaaaccgccagcagatggcagcagtgttcatgattgaatcactgagttgttcaaacgattctttcaaaacggctgaatcattcaggggtgaatcaaatgactcgtttttatgaatggcttagtgaatcagtgattcgcccaaactaacgcgaattcagattcgaacacagaaacgaaactaaaacatcttgctcgtgtcttattgctgaactgtcacgggcatttttgctgccatatcttaaaatgtccaagttatatatatataatgattgataagaaccaaggtcaaaaccactatgttaatgaatggaattgcattcgtgatcgcaaagatgcttccagaaacaaATTATTACACATGTTCTagtgggcaaatgaataaaaatacgaaaattctgtctagtaaaatattttgatgtttaatacttgattcttgggctgatattttttaaataacattagacagtcgtctgaatcagaccctctcttctgaaactgcagcgtgaacaaggACGTGCGCGTGCaccttctcatttcaaactgaactgaagcatgGTGAAACACTGAATAGCATATAAAGCCTATACACTGCTTGTACTACagtacacaaagcacagcagaaagacattttggcagtcaacttgtaatgtttctgctggcgtgcaggaacgttttaaacagtgttcctgccgtgcatacaacatatcttatggtgctaccgtttggacgatactaccgtttcaaaaatgcaatggcaccgcgggtatttttaagctttagtatcgcgatactaccgtagtaccggtataccgtgcaaccctaatCTGTACTACCTGTTAATtgaagtttgtcaaaatattgtgcccttttctgcttactaagtccttctctatatgatttggatgcttccacacattttttccatggttaaCTTTAGACAGcacaaattagcagaacaacatattcagtagtacattacagtttttctcaaatgcTAAAACACATTTCACAAACGTTTCCTCCATGTTCCCCAATGTCTAAACACAACACCCTTTTCTAAAGCTACATAAACACAACCACACCTTCTCACTTCAAAACCCCAACTTTCACACCAAAAGAGCAGCTCGAAGCtttcaaaaatgtaaacactATACACATCattacacactacagcaaaacgaTTGAAAACACAATGCTCAATTTGTGAGAAGGTTCTTTGTTTCGTAACTGCCAGTGCATATTTTTAGAAACTTTACAGTAACGGATCTTCTTAGATCTCTGCAGAGGATTAGGCATTTAGATTTGTGAGTTTCATATGAAGAGTATAAATCTATAGAAAATACTGCATGTACACTACTGGAACACAACTCAATGCAAACACAGAATCTATTGCACACAACAGTACTCTTGAAAACATGATCAGGGtgtgaagtttttttatttactttattcacaccacacacacaccacaATCACTGTGCGGCATCATGTCGCTGAGCTGCATCGGGCCACATCACCTCATCCACATCGCAGGCTATATTGTCTCTTGCCAGGCACCGCGGGAAAAACGCCCTGGAATGGCGAATCCATCCTTGGAAGGCCTCCACTGGGATGTCAACACAGGCCAGCTCCATTGCCCTTAGGAGGTTCTCTCTAGTGTATGGTTGTCTGTCATAAACCTTCCATCTCCACGATGAGAAGAACTCCTCTATAGGGTTCAGGAAAGTAGTAGGGTGTAGGGTGGCAGACAAGACGTTTAAAAAGTGGTTACTGTTGGTGGTGAACCACTCTCTGATTTGGTTTGTTCTGTGGAAGCGGACATGATCACATAAATGTGATGTGCGGGCCCAGGATGGTGTTGTTGGCGGTCCAGGAGGATGTCTCTTAGCTCCTCTAGGAAGGTGAGGAGACGTTGGGGGTTGTAAGACCCAAGGACAGCATGCCGGTGGACAAGCCCCTCCGAACCCATGGCCGCACAAAGAGTAATATTACCCCCCCGTTGGCCAGGAACCTCAGTGATGGCTCTTTGGCCAATGATGTTACGGCCTCTTTGCCTTCGTTTCTGCAGGTTGAAGCCAGCCTCATCCAGGAATGACTTTGTCTCTGATCTCCCGGAGTCTGATGAGGTTGTTCACACGAACCATATCCACAACGAGGGTTTCTTGTGCCGCTGTAAATATGGCAACCCTCCTACCTCTATGTGGCATTCTTTCAACTCTAAAGAAAGAAACATGTGTTGTCAATTGACATGTTTTACAATAACAACTGATTTGAAACCAATAGACTACTTTCACAGGCTTGTAAAACTGTATtgtgacaaagaaagcaatagagtaCAATACCTGTTGTGTTGTCTGAATGCCCTGATAATGGTGGCCA
This window encodes:
- the cox7a2l gene encoding cytochrome c oxidase subunit 7A-related protein, mitochondrial, producing the protein MYYKFSGFTQRLTGAVSSSAYNPQGLRPHIPSESPNVIFATPTKLASESNAVVEYMGANKVPDLQRIFQASDEIPVHLKRGVPDRLLYRTTMALTVGGALYCLVALYIAAQPKNK